From the Manihot esculenta cultivar AM560-2 chromosome 3, M.esculenta_v8, whole genome shotgun sequence genome, one window contains:
- the LOC110610562 gene encoding U-box domain-containing protein 35 isoform X2 yields MWMARTQTEKREGYGNGLVAVAIDKDKNSQNALKWAIDHILQRGSTVVLIHVKTKSSHGYSLSNSRANQIADASGECPLVCKDPDPHTRELFLPFRCFCTRKDIQCKDVVLEESDIARALIEYANHSAIETLVIGASNKSGFLRFKVTDVPGSIIKGAPDFTTVYVISKGKIQSTRSASRPAPANSPLHTQLLNQGSIKPAPVEPVPQIPCSNKKAIEKPPLEQPRRSNDESESFRSPFTRKGNTKSYGELCVPDTDISFVSSGRPSVDRMFPAFYDVLEVGRPTNRLSNVSDMDSGLSYESLQYGRKSVDFGSPTELSMSYESDRLSTASQSMDDVEAEMRRLKLELKQTMEMYSTACKEALTAKQKARELQLWKMEEERRLEEARLAEEAALAIAEQEKAKSRAAIEAAEAAQRIAEIEAQKRVNAEMKAHKESEEKKKALDALAHSDVRYRKYTIEEIEAATEFFSATRKIGEGGYGPVYKCYLDHTPVAIKVLRPDAAQGRSQFQQEVEVLSCIRHPNMVLLLGACPEYGCLVYEYMANGSLEDRLFRRGNTPVLSWQMRFRIAAEIGTGLMFLHQTKPEPLVHRDLKPANILLDRNFVSKISDVGLARLVPPSVADTVTQYRMTSTAGTFCYIDPEYQQTGMLGIKSDIYSLGVMFLQILTSKPPMGLTHHVDRSLDKDTFAQMLDPAVLDWPIEEAKCFARLALKCAELRRKDRPDLGTVILPELERLRAIAEEAMRPELPTNGPGHSRSSSQVSVQLSDANLSDVSSRNPSNTVESQT; encoded by the exons ATGTGGATGGCGAGAACCCAAACAGAGAAAAGGGAAGGATATGGAAATGGATTAGTGGCTGTGGCAATAGACAAGGATAAAAACAGCCAAAATGCCCTGAAATGGGCAATCGACCACATTCTGCAGCGAGGTTCGACGGTTGTTCTGATCCACGTCAAAACCAAGTCCTCTCATGGTTACTCCCTTTCTAACTCGA GGGCGAACCAAATTGCAGATGCCAGTGGAGAGTGTCCGTTGGTGTGCAAGGATCCAGATCCCCACACCAGGGAGCTATTCCTTCCATTCCGCTGCTTTTGTACGCGTAAAGAT ATTCAATGCAAAGATGTGGTGCTCGAAGAATCAGACATAGCAAGAGCTCTAATTGAATACGCTAATCACTCAGCAATTGAGACTTTAGTCATTGGTGCTTCCAACAAATCAGGCTTCCTTAG ATTCAAAGTCACAGACGTGCCAGGTAGCATTATAAAGGGAGCGCCCGATTTTACTACTGTTTACGTCATATCCAAAGGGAAGATTCAATCCACACGATCTGCCTCTCGCCCTGCTCCTGCTAACTCTCCTCTTCATACCCAACTTCTTAATCAAGGCAGTATAAAACCAGCTCCTGTGGAGCCAGTTCCCCAGATACCATGTAGTAATAAAAAAG CTATTGAAAAGCCACCATTGGAGCAACCTCGAAGATCCAATGATGAGTCTGAGTCCTTCAGGTCCCCCTTCACTAGGAAAGGCAATACCAAATCATATGGAGAGCTCTGTGTTCCAGATACTGATATTTCTTTTGTCAGCTCTGGCAGACCAAGTGTTGACCGCATGTTTCCTGCCTTCTATGATGTCCTAGAAGTAGGTCGCCCCACCAACCGCCTTTCCAATGTCTCTGACATGGACAGTGGCCTTAGCTATGAATCCTTGCAGTATGGAAGGAAATCAGTAGACTTTGGCTCTCCAACAGAGTTATCAATGTCTTACGAGAGTGATAGGCTATCCACAGCATCACAGTCGATGGATGACGTGGAAGCCGAAATGAGAAGGCTAAAGCTTGAGCTCAAGCAAACCATGGAAATGTATAGTACAGCCTGTAAGGAAGCACTCACAGCAAAACAAAAG GCAAGAGAGTTGCAGCTATGGAAAATGGAAGAAGAGCGGAGATTAGAAGAGGCACGACTAGCTGAGGAGGCTGCATTGGCAATTGCAGAACAGGAGAAAGCTAAATCCAGAGCAGCCATTGAAGCTGCTGAGGCAGCTCAGAGGATAGCAGAAATTGAAGCACAAAAAAGAGTTAATGCAGAAATGAAAGCACATAAAGAatcagaagagaaaaaaaaggcaCTTGATGCTCTCGCACATTCAGATGTTAGATACAGAAAGTATACTATAGAGGAGATTGAAGCTGCAACAGAATTCTTTTCAGCAACTCGCAAGATTGGGGAGGGAGGTTATGGACCTGTATACAAGTGTTATCTAGACCATACACCGGTGGCAATTAAGGTTTTACGTCCAGATGCAGCTCAAGGAAGGTCGCAATTTCAACAAGAG GTTGAGGTGCTCAGTTGCATAAGACACCCTAACATGGTCCTTCTCTTGGGAGCCTGTCCAGAATATGGATGCTTAGTGTATGAGTACATGGCCAATGGTAGCTTAGAGGACCGTCTCTTTCGACGAGGAAACACTCCAGTTCTGTCTTGGCAGATGAGGTTCCGAATTGCAGCTGAGATAGGAACTGGATTGATGTTCCTACACCAAACAAAACCAGAGCCACTGGTGCACCGCGACCTAAAGCCTGCCAACATCTTGCTTGACCGCAACTTTGTGAGCAAGATTAGTGACGTTGGGTTGGCGAGGCTCGTACCGCCATCGGTGGCTGACACTGTGACGCAATATCGCATGACATCCACCGCCGGGACTTTTTGCTATATAGATCCAGAATATCAGCAGACAGGCATGCTGGGCATAAAGTCAGACATATACTCCCTTGGGGTCATGTTTCTACAGATATTAACATCCAAACCGCCGATGGGGTTGACTCACCATGTAGACCGCTCCCTTGATAAGGATACGTTTGCCCAGATGCTAGATCCAGCAGTCCTCGATTGGCCAATTGAAGAGGCCAAGTGCTTTGCAAGACTAGCTCTCAAGTGTGCAGAGTTAAGACGGAAAGACAGACCAGACCTTGGCACGGTCATATTGCCAGAACTCGAGAGGTTGAGAGCGATTGCAGAAGAAGCCATGCGTCCGGAATTGCCAACCAATGGTCCTGGCCACTCTCGCAGCTCCAGCCAAGTTTCTGTCCAACTA AGCGATGCAAACTTGTCTGATGTAAGCTCAAGAAATCCTTCGAATACTGTAGAATCACAGACATGA
- the LOC110610562 gene encoding U-box domain-containing protein 35 isoform X1: MWMARTQTEKREGYGNGLVAVAIDKDKNSQNALKWAIDHILQRGSTVVLIHVKTKSSHGYSLSNSRANQIADASGECPLVCKDPDPHTRELFLPFRCFCTRKDIQCKDVVLEESDIARALIEYANHSAIETLVIGASNKSGFLRRFKVTDVPGSIIKGAPDFTTVYVISKGKIQSTRSASRPAPANSPLHTQLLNQGSIKPAPVEPVPQIPCSNKKAIEKPPLEQPRRSNDESESFRSPFTRKGNTKSYGELCVPDTDISFVSSGRPSVDRMFPAFYDVLEVGRPTNRLSNVSDMDSGLSYESLQYGRKSVDFGSPTELSMSYESDRLSTASQSMDDVEAEMRRLKLELKQTMEMYSTACKEALTAKQKARELQLWKMEEERRLEEARLAEEAALAIAEQEKAKSRAAIEAAEAAQRIAEIEAQKRVNAEMKAHKESEEKKKALDALAHSDVRYRKYTIEEIEAATEFFSATRKIGEGGYGPVYKCYLDHTPVAIKVLRPDAAQGRSQFQQEVEVLSCIRHPNMVLLLGACPEYGCLVYEYMANGSLEDRLFRRGNTPVLSWQMRFRIAAEIGTGLMFLHQTKPEPLVHRDLKPANILLDRNFVSKISDVGLARLVPPSVADTVTQYRMTSTAGTFCYIDPEYQQTGMLGIKSDIYSLGVMFLQILTSKPPMGLTHHVDRSLDKDTFAQMLDPAVLDWPIEEAKCFARLALKCAELRRKDRPDLGTVILPELERLRAIAEEAMRPELPTNGPGHSRSSSQVSVQLSDANLSDVSSRNPSNTVESQT; encoded by the exons ATGTGGATGGCGAGAACCCAAACAGAGAAAAGGGAAGGATATGGAAATGGATTAGTGGCTGTGGCAATAGACAAGGATAAAAACAGCCAAAATGCCCTGAAATGGGCAATCGACCACATTCTGCAGCGAGGTTCGACGGTTGTTCTGATCCACGTCAAAACCAAGTCCTCTCATGGTTACTCCCTTTCTAACTCGA GGGCGAACCAAATTGCAGATGCCAGTGGAGAGTGTCCGTTGGTGTGCAAGGATCCAGATCCCCACACCAGGGAGCTATTCCTTCCATTCCGCTGCTTTTGTACGCGTAAAGAT ATTCAATGCAAAGATGTGGTGCTCGAAGAATCAGACATAGCAAGAGCTCTAATTGAATACGCTAATCACTCAGCAATTGAGACTTTAGTCATTGGTGCTTCCAACAAATCAGGCTTCCTTAG AAGATTCAAAGTCACAGACGTGCCAGGTAGCATTATAAAGGGAGCGCCCGATTTTACTACTGTTTACGTCATATCCAAAGGGAAGATTCAATCCACACGATCTGCCTCTCGCCCTGCTCCTGCTAACTCTCCTCTTCATACCCAACTTCTTAATCAAGGCAGTATAAAACCAGCTCCTGTGGAGCCAGTTCCCCAGATACCATGTAGTAATAAAAAAG CTATTGAAAAGCCACCATTGGAGCAACCTCGAAGATCCAATGATGAGTCTGAGTCCTTCAGGTCCCCCTTCACTAGGAAAGGCAATACCAAATCATATGGAGAGCTCTGTGTTCCAGATACTGATATTTCTTTTGTCAGCTCTGGCAGACCAAGTGTTGACCGCATGTTTCCTGCCTTCTATGATGTCCTAGAAGTAGGTCGCCCCACCAACCGCCTTTCCAATGTCTCTGACATGGACAGTGGCCTTAGCTATGAATCCTTGCAGTATGGAAGGAAATCAGTAGACTTTGGCTCTCCAACAGAGTTATCAATGTCTTACGAGAGTGATAGGCTATCCACAGCATCACAGTCGATGGATGACGTGGAAGCCGAAATGAGAAGGCTAAAGCTTGAGCTCAAGCAAACCATGGAAATGTATAGTACAGCCTGTAAGGAAGCACTCACAGCAAAACAAAAG GCAAGAGAGTTGCAGCTATGGAAAATGGAAGAAGAGCGGAGATTAGAAGAGGCACGACTAGCTGAGGAGGCTGCATTGGCAATTGCAGAACAGGAGAAAGCTAAATCCAGAGCAGCCATTGAAGCTGCTGAGGCAGCTCAGAGGATAGCAGAAATTGAAGCACAAAAAAGAGTTAATGCAGAAATGAAAGCACATAAAGAatcagaagagaaaaaaaaggcaCTTGATGCTCTCGCACATTCAGATGTTAGATACAGAAAGTATACTATAGAGGAGATTGAAGCTGCAACAGAATTCTTTTCAGCAACTCGCAAGATTGGGGAGGGAGGTTATGGACCTGTATACAAGTGTTATCTAGACCATACACCGGTGGCAATTAAGGTTTTACGTCCAGATGCAGCTCAAGGAAGGTCGCAATTTCAACAAGAG GTTGAGGTGCTCAGTTGCATAAGACACCCTAACATGGTCCTTCTCTTGGGAGCCTGTCCAGAATATGGATGCTTAGTGTATGAGTACATGGCCAATGGTAGCTTAGAGGACCGTCTCTTTCGACGAGGAAACACTCCAGTTCTGTCTTGGCAGATGAGGTTCCGAATTGCAGCTGAGATAGGAACTGGATTGATGTTCCTACACCAAACAAAACCAGAGCCACTGGTGCACCGCGACCTAAAGCCTGCCAACATCTTGCTTGACCGCAACTTTGTGAGCAAGATTAGTGACGTTGGGTTGGCGAGGCTCGTACCGCCATCGGTGGCTGACACTGTGACGCAATATCGCATGACATCCACCGCCGGGACTTTTTGCTATATAGATCCAGAATATCAGCAGACAGGCATGCTGGGCATAAAGTCAGACATATACTCCCTTGGGGTCATGTTTCTACAGATATTAACATCCAAACCGCCGATGGGGTTGACTCACCATGTAGACCGCTCCCTTGATAAGGATACGTTTGCCCAGATGCTAGATCCAGCAGTCCTCGATTGGCCAATTGAAGAGGCCAAGTGCTTTGCAAGACTAGCTCTCAAGTGTGCAGAGTTAAGACGGAAAGACAGACCAGACCTTGGCACGGTCATATTGCCAGAACTCGAGAGGTTGAGAGCGATTGCAGAAGAAGCCATGCGTCCGGAATTGCCAACCAATGGTCCTGGCCACTCTCGCAGCTCCAGCCAAGTTTCTGTCCAACTA AGCGATGCAAACTTGTCTGATGTAAGCTCAAGAAATCCTTCGAATACTGTAGAATCACAGACATGA